From the Musa acuminata AAA Group cultivar baxijiao chromosome BXJ3-1, Cavendish_Baxijiao_AAA, whole genome shotgun sequence genome, the window tttttttttctttttgtaaaggatatcatgttttcttttttttattttttatcgtgGTTTCTCTCTATTGTAGCTTATGATTCTAGAGTGGTAATGGTGTTCTTTTTCTTAGACGATTTGTGGTCGTATATGGATTTCTTATATATTCTGTTGttgaatattttttcttatgttagCTAACATATGTTGCTGACCATTTGCTTGTTTATCTTTTGTATATTAGGTACACATCACATATGTTTCCTCTTTTAATAAATGTTGTTCTAATCATGCCAGCTTTATTCACTATATGCATCCATGCACTTtacatctatattatttcatcctATGAACTGTATAATTTGTGTGCATCGTTATTGATTTATTGTACAATACGAGTAATTTAGATTAGAGCATTTCTATGATTGCATCTTGGCTAGCATTAGCTAATCATTGTGCCCCAACCAAAAAAGAAAACTCACGCTCTGCTTCCACAAGTACTTGACCTAGAACTTCCTGATGGAGGAGGATTAAAGGCCGGTGGCACTGAATCCTTCTCTTGGTTTCAGGCCGGGTGTGCCCGTTCACTGGGAAGAAGGCAAACAGGGCTAATAAAGTCTCGTTCTCGAACCACAAGACGAAGAAGTTGCAGTTTGTTAACTTACAGTACAAGAGGGTCTGGTGGGAAGCTGGAAAGCGATACGTGAAGCTGCGGTTGTCCACCAAGGCGCTGAAGACCATCGAGAAGAATGGCTTGGATGCTGTTGCTAAGAAGGCTGGAATCGATCTCCGAAAAGAATGAAAGACCATGTAATTGTGTTTCCATCAGCTTTAACTTCAATTCTCTTGCTCGCAAGGCATCTATATATCAAAGGATAATCTCGCTCTCCGGCCATTTGCATTTCATCTTTGTTCTGTATCGCTCCACGTGAGTTACTTCCTTCTCTGGAATTTGGATTTTATTACAAATGCGTGCTATTTATGCAGCGTCGGGAAGAATCTCAATGCGCATGATAGAAAAGCACAAGGTAGATTTCGACAGCAATAGGTGCAGCTTATGACCCAGAAAAAGAGAGGACAGCTTCCAAGGAGGCAATGGCAAAGAAGCCCAATATCAGCAGCAGAACTGATCTGTCTCCAAGATACAAACAGGTCATGCTTCCTCACAAAGACATCTCAATTTCACCACCACTCGTATACACAAGATACAAACGGGGGGTAATGACACTTGTTATGATCTTATATTGGATGGGGCTCCCACTTCCACTTCAAGGGTTCTTGTCCTTTTCTGGAGAAACACTAATCTTTGGTGCGAGCATCCTTTCTGGAGAAAGGAAGGGTTAGTGATGCCACCGTTCCGAAGCAGGCAGCCCTCGTTCAAATGTATCTCGGTCAGAGGCAGAGAGGTTAATGGCAAAGCATCTAAGAGTCCAATTTCACCCATTCATAGCGCCCAGGAAGGGGTTGATCTTTCGCCACATCGAAGTTGTACCTGACAAAAGGCGACAGCAATCGCAGGTGACCGCAACGTTTGATTACTCTCGCAATAAATCTGTTCTAAGCCTCAAATAACTGCGAGGAGTTCAAAGCACAGATAAACTCGTACCTTTCTATAAATCTACTTTGTTGGAGTTGTTCGGGGCCTGCAAAAAGCTCTTCCATTTCAGGGTCAGTTGGGACGATGGGCGATGCCTGCCTCTTACTGCTGACAGTGAACTTAGTAGGCCGAGTTGTTGAACCAGGCGAGCCAATGGTGTCCGAATTCCTTGTCAAACTGCAAGGTGTGGACTCTCTCGCACTCCTGCAGCCAAGAAGGTTTGAACAGCAACGAAATCATCTCTAGTGCTACGGACAGTGAGCATGCATGGCAAAACACACATGCAAGCTTAAGAgaattttttatgacattttAGTTCTTGAAACCTAGTGAGAGGTGACCAAACAAGAAAACAGTACCGATCTGATCAAGTACTTCTCAATTTTCTATCAAGGAACATGGTAAGAAGAAAGACAATATTGCAGTCACAGCACCAGTAGAGGACAATCCAGCCAGAGGGATCAGATTGATAGTGAAAGCAGTGACGGGTAGAAAAGGAACATGGTAAGAAAAGCAGCGTGTACCATGCACAACGAGTTCGTCTTCTGACAGTACTTCGGTTTCGTGAATCATGGTAAAAAAAGACCCAACTGGTTCTACCGGAGGAAATTTGAAGCAAAGCAGATTGGAGCAAGTAAGAAGGGAGGATAAAGATCAACAAAGGCCAACCTGGAACATGGACTTCGATGATCCCAAGAACAGTGTCTTAAAGGAAGCTTACGGTACTTAATGTTCGCAAAGATATTTAATTCACGGGCTTTATAGAAAACCACACTTCAGATGTCTCATGTAAACAGTGGAATCGAAGAACTTAGAGCAGAGAAATAAACAATGGTTGAAAAAGGCGTGCCTTTTGCGGCCAAAAGCCTTCTAATCAGCTAAGAAAGCCGAAAAATCCGGAGGAACAAAGTAGAACAAGTGATCATTGGCAATGCCGGTAGCCACCGAGATGGTGACGCACAAGAAAGAACGGACTCCAAATCCAAATCTTGGAAGGGTTTGAGAAAACCAACCTGCTTGCCTCGAGCTCAAGAACATTTTCCCCAAAGGAAGCTTCCGAACCAGCATCATCCTTAGATGAGGCTTCCGGAACAGCCACCGCCGCCTCTGACGACGCCTTTGCCTTCTTTAAGCAGCGATTCCTCATGGACACCGACCCCGCGGAGTCCGAATTCACTGGACTCTCCCCCATTCCTGCTGGCGGATTGCTGCTGAACTTGGGGGTAGGGCCGGAATTAGGGTTAGCGCTCAGCGTGTTCTTGGCAGCGGGCCTAGACCTAACGGAGGAGGGGGCGGGGAGGTGCTTTTGGAGGCGGCGGTTCCGGAGCTGGAGGTAGGAGTAGGCTTCCGCCGGCGAGGACTCCTGGAGGCGCTTGAGTGCCAGAGTTTTGGCCCTGGTGTGAACCCCAAAGGAGGACTGCTGGTGGGCGGCGTCCGCAACCGCCGCCTCCCCGCTAATCCTGACCTGCCTCGCGTACTTCGCCATCCCCGAACCCGGAGCTTTCGTCATAAAAGTATGATCTTTCGGCGGTAATCAAATCTTTTACCGCAAAGATCAAATCTTTAAGATGATGAAATGGTGAcggaagaacaaagggagaagaagaagaagaagcaagattGAAGAGTCAAAAAGGGTGCAGAGAAGAAGAGATGAGTGAGAAGGGAGAAATGGGAGCAGAAGGAACGAAGCCAAGTCGGGGAAGCGAAGAAACCCAAGCGGAGAAGAAGACCCGCATGCTTGAagggattattattattggaggttATTTATAAGGTGGTGAGGCCCACTTCGTTTTGCTCCGTCGGTACGGATTTTATGAaattcatcatcattattattattattataaaatccaTCATTATTATTGTTATAAAATCTATCTAAGGATTTTATAgagaataaatatataaaaaattaaagattatCGTTTTACTCGGATCGATATGAAATAATTAGTAATATTAGCTTAAGTGTAGATCGGCAGATGGATCATCCTCGGGCAATTCACTTTAACTCGTTATATGAGCATCATTGTCTTCTCTTTCCTTCATATACCTTTAATGATCATCATCTGTTATTAAAGGTATGTTTTCTCTTATTCTTTTTAGTCATCTCTCCTCCTACGTCTACCTATTCCTCCACCACCTTCTCTTTCTTCCTATCTTCTCTATCTTCattatcttcttctttctcctatATGCTCATCCTTTGtaatctcttcctcttcttttttttctccttaaaaCATATCAATATATTATGTATCAATACATCGATATGGATTGGTCCGATTAGATAGATGACCAAAACATATTTGATATGATCCACAAATAAAATAACTATCCTTCCTCTTCTTTTGTTCTCCTTAaagcatataatatatattatgtatCAATATTGATATCAATATGGATTGGTCCGATTAGATAAATGACCAAAACATATTTGATATCTGAATAGATGACCAAAGTGTTCATTTGGTTGAAAAAAACTAGTGATATATGACAAGGCCTTTTTCTTTCATTAGCATATTGAATTGAAGAGAATAAGTAAATGGTCTGTGTTCGAATGGTTCAACTTTTATTTACTTTtggagaataataaaaaaataaaaaggataatTGATTTCTTATTTTCTGttttctgaatatatatatatatatatcacatttaTTTTTAATGTAATATCTCCTACTGATCATTGAATTTTGCTTTATCTCGAGTCGGAAATTGCAATTTGCTCTCATTTTCACCAACTCTTTCTCCCTATATCTTTGAAACTATTGACACATTATGGTATGCCATCTTCACCGAAACATTTTATTTCGCCACATTGTTTTGCCGAGTTtgtttaaaatatcttttaatcgCTCTACTTTATAGCCTGTTCATGAAAATTCAAGCTTGAATATGAGGTATTCCACTCA encodes:
- the LOC103992684 gene encoding cyclin-dependent kinase inhibitor 4, coding for MTKAPGSGMAKYARQVRISGEAAVADAAHQQSSFGVHTRAKTLALKRLQESSPAEAYSYLQLRNRRLQKHLPAPSSVRSRPAAKNTLSANPNSGPTPKFSSNPPAGMGESPVNSDSAGSVSMRNRCLKKAKASSEAAVAVPEASSKDDAGSEASFGENVLELEASRSARESTPCSLTRNSDTIGSPGSTTRPTKFTVSSKRQASPIVPTDPEMEELFAGPEQLQQSRFIERYNFDVAKDQPLPGRYEWVKLDS